Proteins encoded in a region of the Zunongwangia endophytica genome:
- a CDS encoding DegT/DnrJ/EryC1/StrS family aminotransferase, whose translation MEKLAIKGGTPCRDITKQPWPKWPVWGKEEETALLEVLHSGVWSYNGPKETEFNKLFAEYTGVKHAICTVNGTMTLQISLEALGIGIGDEVIIPGLTWQATAATVIDVNATPILVDVNEDNWCIDPKEIENAITPRTKAIIPVHLYGAFADMDAIINIAKKHKLYVIEDCAHKHGGEWNGKKAGSIGDIGSFSYQLSKHLTAGEGGSVTTNNPELADKLDALRNCGRKPETTIFNPLDKGAGDYGDDDGNFIQSGNLRITEFQAAILIEGLKRLPAQNARRNTNGEYLNSLLDQIPGIAPIARDKRETKKAYFNYAFRYYKDDFNGLPVATFRKALEAELGIIVGASYEPLNNCSLYVPHTKPSRYKLNDSYWKAIDPKRFSLPKCERIFKEQSVCIHHKALMGTKKDVELIAKAVKKIYNNSKELLD comes from the coding sequence ATGGAGAAATTAGCGATTAAAGGCGGTACTCCTTGCCGGGATATCACTAAACAACCTTGGCCTAAATGGCCTGTTTGGGGCAAAGAAGAAGAAACTGCACTTCTAGAAGTACTTCATAGTGGAGTTTGGTCTTATAATGGACCAAAAGAGACAGAGTTTAATAAACTTTTTGCCGAGTACACCGGTGTGAAACATGCTATCTGTACTGTAAATGGCACTATGACTTTACAAATTTCTCTTGAAGCTTTAGGCATTGGTATTGGAGATGAAGTAATTATTCCCGGTTTAACATGGCAAGCAACTGCAGCTACGGTAATAGATGTAAATGCCACACCTATATTAGTAGATGTCAACGAAGATAATTGGTGTATTGATCCGAAGGAAATTGAAAATGCAATTACACCTAGAACTAAGGCTATAATTCCTGTCCATTTATATGGAGCTTTTGCAGATATGGATGCTATTATAAATATTGCAAAAAAGCATAAGCTTTATGTAATTGAAGACTGCGCTCATAAACACGGAGGAGAATGGAATGGTAAAAAAGCTGGTAGTATCGGGGATATAGGAAGCTTTAGCTATCAGTTATCAAAACACTTAACAGCTGGCGAAGGCGGATCTGTAACCACAAATAACCCTGAATTAGCCGATAAATTAGATGCGTTAAGAAACTGCGGAAGAAAACCTGAGACTACTATTTTTAATCCTTTAGATAAAGGCGCAGGAGATTATGGAGACGACGATGGCAATTTTATTCAATCCGGTAATCTTCGAATAACTGAATTTCAAGCAGCAATTTTAATTGAAGGTTTAAAACGACTGCCTGCCCAAAATGCGAGGAGAAATACTAATGGGGAATATTTAAATTCACTCCTTGATCAAATACCTGGAATAGCTCCAATTGCTCGTGATAAAAGAGAAACTAAAAAAGCATACTTTAATTATGCTTTTAGATATTACAAAGATGATTTTAATGGTTTACCCGTTGCTACATTCAGGAAAGCATTAGAAGCTGAATTAGGGATTATTGTAGGTGCTAGTTACGAGCCACTTAATAATTGTTCCTTATATGTCCCTCACACGAAACCATCAAGATATAAATTAAACGACTCGTACTGGAAAGCTATCGACCCTAAAAGATTTTCATTACCCAAATGCGAACGTATTTTTAAAGAGCAATCGGTATGTATTCATCATAAAGCTTTGATGGGTACTAAAAAAGATGTGGAATTAATAGCCAAAGCAGTAAAAAAGATATATAATAATTCAAAAGAATTACTAGATTAA
- a CDS encoding glycoside hydrolase family 2 protein: MITSNEQMKCYKIELRDNWKIQSSKKVSQTGVELSLNSAITEHWIPTQVPSTVLGTLTINQIYKDPYFGENLKQIPVEEFEVPWWYITSFNIDNNKTKLNTSLDFDGINYKANVWLNGELIAHSNEINGAYRTASFDISEYIKTGKNLLAIEIIPPKPGDFSTGFVDWNPAPPDRNMGIIRPVKLHLYKGVKIKHPFVQSKVDLKSLNSAELKITAELQNTTNNTISGSLIGQIEDIWFEKEITIKANSSLFIEFEPSVYSQLKLENPRLWWPFHLGNPDLYDLKLYFEIDKEVADTDIIRFGIREIEDFWLNDIHRGYKINGKKVLIKGAGWTDDLFLMDTDFTIEAQVKYVRQMNLNTIRLEGIWGKDHKLYNLCDELGILIMVGWSCHWEHEIHMGVPVNERFGGVYKPEDIDHVAQAWEDQVIWLRNHPSIFVWTVASDKVPITKLEEKYIDTFKKYDPTRPYLNSTGGVGSDLHIIGTEEVVSEISGSSGVKMLGPYAYTAPVYWFTDTNFGGAYGFNTETGPGAQIPQLESLNKFIPDDKLWPINDVWNYHCGRYEFADLSRFTTAIKERYGKPLNLEEFNIKAQAMNYELMRPMFEAFQVNKENSTGIIQWMLNAAWPKMYWQLYDYYLMPTAAFYATQKACSSLHLIYNYGDHHIYAINDQYQSFKSLKARIRIYDITSKIFIDQIIEFDIEADASIPLYKLCNLENISTTYFVDLRIIEANNKELDVNFYWLSTKEEELDYEANLGEFAFHTPSKVYSDFNMLNSIEKVDIVVDYQLKELKNQQELTVTINNSSNLIAFFINLKLQDKVSEAPILPVYWEDNFISLLPQEQRVLKVRFKHDSDVALKVESWNSKTIKYGEISD, from the coding sequence ATGATAACAAGTAACGAGCAGATGAAGTGCTATAAAATTGAATTACGAGATAATTGGAAAATTCAATCATCTAAAAAGGTTTCACAGACCGGTGTTGAGCTCTCATTAAATTCTGCAATTACAGAACATTGGATACCTACTCAAGTTCCTTCTACAGTTTTAGGTACGTTGACCATTAACCAGATCTATAAAGACCCATATTTTGGTGAAAATCTAAAACAAATTCCTGTAGAGGAGTTTGAAGTTCCTTGGTGGTATATAACTTCTTTCAATATTGATAATAACAAAACAAAACTCAATACTTCTTTAGATTTTGATGGTATAAACTATAAGGCAAATGTTTGGTTAAACGGAGAATTAATTGCCCATAGCAATGAGATAAATGGCGCTTATCGCACAGCTTCATTCGATATTAGCGAATATATCAAAACTGGCAAAAATCTATTAGCAATAGAGATTATCCCACCAAAGCCAGGAGATTTCAGTACTGGGTTTGTAGATTGGAATCCTGCCCCGCCCGATAGAAATATGGGCATCATTAGGCCTGTCAAACTACATTTATATAAAGGAGTAAAAATAAAACATCCCTTTGTCCAATCCAAAGTAGATCTTAAAAGTTTGAATTCTGCAGAACTTAAAATTACAGCTGAATTACAGAATACAACCAACAACACAATTTCAGGTAGCTTAATTGGTCAAATAGAAGATATATGGTTCGAAAAAGAAATTACTATAAAAGCAAATTCTTCTTTATTTATTGAATTTGAACCTTCAGTTTATTCTCAATTAAAATTAGAAAATCCAAGACTTTGGTGGCCATTTCATTTAGGAAATCCTGATCTCTACGACCTCAAGCTTTATTTTGAAATCGATAAAGAAGTAGCTGATACCGACATAATAAGGTTTGGCATCAGAGAAATCGAAGATTTTTGGCTTAACGATATTCATCGTGGTTATAAAATTAATGGTAAGAAAGTACTCATTAAAGGAGCAGGTTGGACCGATGATCTTTTTTTAATGGACACAGATTTTACTATAGAAGCTCAAGTAAAGTATGTGAGACAGATGAACTTAAACACCATTCGATTAGAAGGGATTTGGGGGAAAGATCATAAGCTATATAATCTGTGTGATGAACTCGGAATTTTAATAATGGTAGGATGGAGTTGTCATTGGGAGCACGAAATTCATATGGGCGTCCCCGTAAATGAGCGTTTTGGAGGTGTTTATAAACCAGAAGATATCGATCATGTAGCTCAAGCCTGGGAAGATCAAGTTATTTGGTTGCGCAATCATCCAAGCATATTTGTTTGGACCGTTGCTAGCGATAAAGTTCCAATTACTAAGTTAGAGGAAAAATATATTGATACGTTTAAAAAATATGATCCAACACGACCGTATTTAAATTCAACAGGAGGAGTTGGAAGTGATCTGCATATTATAGGGACTGAAGAGGTAGTAAGCGAAATTAGTGGTTCTTCTGGCGTTAAGATGTTAGGTCCTTACGCTTATACCGCACCTGTATATTGGTTTACCGATACCAATTTTGGTGGGGCTTATGGTTTTAATACCGAAACAGGCCCGGGAGCACAAATTCCTCAATTAGAAAGCTTAAATAAATTTATTCCAGATGACAAACTTTGGCCAATAAACGACGTTTGGAATTATCATTGTGGTCGCTATGAGTTTGCCGATCTGAGTAGATTTACAACTGCAATTAAAGAACGATATGGAAAGCCTTTAAATCTTGAAGAATTCAATATAAAGGCACAAGCCATGAACTATGAATTAATGCGCCCAATGTTTGAAGCTTTTCAAGTAAATAAAGAAAATTCAACTGGTATTATTCAATGGATGTTAAATGCTGCTTGGCCAAAGATGTATTGGCAGCTATATGATTATTATCTTATGCCGACAGCTGCTTTCTATGCCACACAAAAAGCCTGTTCTTCGCTACATCTAATCTATAATTATGGAGATCATCATATTTATGCGATTAACGATCAGTACCAATCGTTTAAAAGTTTAAAAGCTCGAATTCGTATTTATGACATTACATCTAAAATATTTATAGATCAAATTATTGAATTTGATATAGAAGCAGATGCTTCTATTCCTTTATATAAACTTTGTAATTTAGAAAATATTTCCACAACCTACTTTGTTGATTTACGAATTATTGAAGCAAATAATAAAGAACTTGATGTCAATTTTTATTGGTTATCTACCAAGGAAGAAGAATTAGACTATGAGGCTAATTTGGGAGAGTTTGCATTCCATACACCTAGTAAAGTCTATTCCGATTTCAATATGCTTAATAGCATAGAAAAGGTTGACATCGTTGTAGATTATCAACTAAAAGAACTTAAAAATCAACAAGAATTAACGGTTACCATAAATAACTCCAGCAACCTAATTGCTTTTTTTATAAATCTTAAATTACAGGATAAAGTTTCAGAAGCACCTATACTTCCTGTTTATTGGGAAGATAATTTTATTAGCCTACTTCCCCAAGAACAAAGAGTACTAAAAGTAAGATTTAAACATGACTCGGATGTAGCTCTAAAAGTCGAATCATGGAATTCAAAAACTATCAAATATGGAGAAATTAGCGATTAA
- a CDS encoding sodium:solute symporter family protein: MLLGIDYFIVIAYIVGMLLLGLYFKKFVNSSEDYFLGGKSLPFWAIGMSIVVSDIGALDFVGVSGQAYRYGISVGNFDWVGSVPAMLLAAFIFIPYFWRGGMYTIPEYLGRRYNKSVRTIASVTWILFFALDLGVLFWASAVLLNVLMGWPIWISIISTAGVVGLYTYFGGITAVIMTDVVQFVIMFIGGFALVFLSLYEVGGWDNMVEKIGEMGPEYQSHFDIIQPQDTSSPFPWTGILFGLTFVMANAYMIGNQSIVQRCLTAKNEWHAKASMIFGSALKMFIPILVLFPGLMAVVVHPELADGDQALPMMIKSILPPGLIGLMFAAFFAGLMSSVDSLLNSTATLFTKDIYEPFIKKGANDKHYLKVGQITTLILLFIGVATSPISSDFPGIYVAIQTFMSYFQGPLFAILLLGIFWKRSTQWGGLSSLIIGIGFAVYLNVFKENFFTIEDPFLYISWWSFLLATITNLIVSLITKKHSEEQLQGLVFSSKILVKNKTL, encoded by the coding sequence ATGCTTTTAGGGATAGATTATTTTATAGTAATCGCCTACATCGTAGGAATGTTATTACTAGGACTCTATTTTAAAAAATTCGTCAATAGCTCAGAAGATTATTTTCTTGGGGGTAAAAGCCTACCTTTTTGGGCAATAGGCATGTCTATTGTTGTATCTGATATTGGTGCTTTAGATTTTGTAGGTGTATCTGGCCAAGCATATCGGTATGGTATATCGGTAGGAAATTTTGATTGGGTTGGATCTGTACCTGCCATGTTATTAGCTGCTTTTATTTTTATACCATATTTTTGGCGCGGCGGTATGTATACCATTCCAGAATACTTAGGGCGACGGTATAATAAATCAGTACGTACCATAGCTTCTGTTACATGGATATTATTTTTCGCATTAGATCTAGGTGTGCTATTTTGGGCTAGTGCTGTATTATTAAATGTTCTTATGGGATGGCCAATTTGGATCTCGATTATTTCTACTGCGGGAGTAGTAGGTTTATATACATATTTTGGTGGTATAACCGCAGTAATAATGACAGATGTCGTCCAATTCGTTATCATGTTTATCGGTGGTTTTGCTCTCGTTTTCTTGAGTCTTTATGAAGTTGGAGGTTGGGATAATATGGTGGAAAAAATAGGCGAAATGGGACCCGAATATCAAAGCCATTTTGATATTATACAACCACAAGACACCAGCTCTCCCTTTCCTTGGACAGGAATTCTATTTGGTTTAACATTCGTAATGGCTAATGCTTACATGATAGGTAATCAATCTATAGTACAACGTTGCCTAACGGCTAAAAACGAATGGCACGCAAAAGCGAGTATGATTTTTGGTTCAGCGCTAAAAATGTTTATCCCTATATTAGTTTTGTTTCCTGGACTAATGGCTGTTGTAGTTCATCCAGAATTGGCAGATGGTGACCAAGCACTACCAATGATGATTAAATCTATTTTACCGCCCGGCTTAATTGGTCTTATGTTCGCCGCATTCTTTGCAGGACTAATGTCTAGTGTAGACTCATTATTAAATTCTACTGCAACCTTATTTACTAAGGACATATACGAACCATTTATTAAAAAAGGTGCAAATGATAAACATTATTTAAAAGTTGGTCAAATTACAACTCTAATATTATTATTTATAGGTGTAGCCACTTCACCAATTAGTAGCGATTTCCCAGGTATTTATGTGGCCATTCAAACATTTATGTCTTATTTCCAAGGACCTTTGTTTGCCATTCTGCTATTAGGTATTTTCTGGAAGAGAAGTACGCAATGGGGAGGCCTCTCTTCATTAATCATAGGAATCGGTTTCGCTGTATATCTAAACGTTTTTAAAGAGAATTTCTTCACTATCGAAGATCCATTCCTTTACATATCATGGTGGTCCTTTTTATTAGCTACAATTACAAACCTAATCGTTAGCTTAATAACAAAGAAACATTCTGAAGAACAATTACAAGGCTTAGTGTTTAGTTCAAAAATTTTGGTGAAAAATAAAACTCTATAA
- a CDS encoding SusC/RagA family TonB-linked outer membrane protein produces the protein MKKRKTNVLLLFIFSMFVGNMVAQQEVTGVVKSDDGYLLPGVSVVLKGTKKGVSTDFDGNYNIQVPASDAILVFSYTGMITQEVLVGNNQVLNVTLETSSEQLNEVVVTALGISREKKSLGYSVAEVDGEDLTTVTQENALNALNGRVAGVQINSTGGAGSTVSVVLRGASSLTTDNQPLYIIDGVPLTSGLTNIGSTGSGVAVDYGGGISDINPDDIANVSVLKGPSAAALYGSRGANGVIMITTKSGKKSKGLGVSFTSSNVFETPYKFLEKSTRFANGSRPDPSITQIDETSSGWVGPALDQGLSAIQWPYTDAEIASGVGVAKPLTSRGANNAENFFETAYTLTNTVAVENNSERMNYRMSYTNMKHEGFIPNSDLTRNNFGINSTFDINDKLKVTASIKYSISEADNRPSTTDRNANPLQALYDINPHIDIRDMRDYWLVEGQTQNAPYNLGDSPSDFEYNNPYFMAYEINNGFKRKRLIGNIQANYQFTDKLSLMARFTYNDSHEDRETRISSGFNREMNGAYGLQNLNGVESNADFLLTYTDKLSEAFDFSLSTGGNVRDVDNSFVSTQTKNGGAGLIVPNLFILSNIASENIDYSESLSKERVNSLYALGNISYKDMVYIDASVRKDWSSTLPESENSFLYPSVSTSILANKIFDMGSNVSLFKLRVGWAQAGNDTSPHNLYAILSNSGDWGSASQLAVSQALKNDKIKAELNTSTEYGVDLSLFKNRFNMDFTYYESNNKNQIFQKSLPISSGATSKLFNAGNLNSKGFEASLGGVLVDSEKLRWNMNLTFTTNKTIITELAEGTDYVNFWSEAKGGAYTWVGEEVGQIVDRKFVRVEDENSPYYGWPLLDDEGWENSDRTLSNEDGNRAAAVIGNYNPDFKMGLQTSIQYKNWNLSMNFDWRSGGQFVSQTHRYAESDLQTTRWLNKVHDLSDVGDIPTYIKNNADVYLSPDGEFYPLVGGPTAEDGGFPIDGLNDGVFLPGVIGEYDDEGNFIAQQENIGGPGTQYHTYGDNYAWDFTRASTFDADYVKLRQISISYTFPRVIAEKFAMQNLSLSLFSRNIILWTKAGINIDPESAFQYSGGSLSQGVERYNIQPWAIPVGLKLNASF, from the coding sequence ATGAAGAAAAGAAAAACAAATGTATTACTACTTTTTATTTTCAGCATGTTTGTTGGGAATATGGTAGCCCAGCAAGAGGTTACGGGCGTCGTCAAAAGTGATGATGGATATTTGTTGCCTGGAGTTTCTGTAGTCCTGAAAGGAACTAAAAAAGGAGTTTCTACAGATTTTGATGGAAATTATAATATTCAGGTGCCGGCTAGTGATGCAATTCTTGTTTTTTCTTATACAGGTATGATCACACAAGAGGTTCTAGTGGGGAATAATCAAGTATTAAATGTGACGCTAGAGACTTCTTCCGAGCAATTAAATGAAGTTGTAGTTACCGCACTGGGAATTTCAAGAGAAAAGAAATCTCTTGGTTATTCGGTTGCCGAGGTAGATGGGGAAGACCTTACTACCGTAACTCAAGAAAATGCCTTAAATGCATTAAATGGAAGGGTTGCAGGTGTCCAAATTAATTCAACAGGTGGTGCCGGTTCTACGGTAAGTGTAGTATTGCGTGGCGCATCGTCTTTAACGACAGACAACCAACCTCTATATATTATAGATGGTGTTCCGCTTACCAGTGGTTTAACTAATATTGGAAGTACGGGTAGTGGCGTTGCAGTAGATTATGGTGGAGGTATTAGTGATATAAACCCAGATGATATTGCTAATGTGTCTGTACTTAAAGGGCCTAGTGCTGCAGCACTTTATGGATCTAGAGGAGCTAATGGTGTTATCATGATTACTACAAAATCAGGTAAAAAAAGCAAGGGATTGGGAGTATCTTTCACCTCTAGTAATGTGTTCGAAACTCCTTATAAGTTTTTGGAAAAAAGCACTCGTTTTGCAAATGGTAGTAGACCAGATCCAAGTATAACTCAGATCGATGAAACTTCTTCAGGATGGGTAGGGCCAGCATTAGATCAAGGTTTAAGTGCAATCCAATGGCCATATACCGATGCAGAAATTGCCAGTGGCGTGGGAGTAGCTAAACCCTTAACGTCTAGAGGGGCAAATAATGCAGAGAATTTCTTTGAAACGGCATATACTTTAACAAATACTGTTGCTGTAGAAAATAATTCTGAAAGAATGAATTATCGGATGTCCTATACCAATATGAAACACGAAGGTTTTATTCCTAATTCTGATTTAACGCGTAATAATTTTGGTATCAATAGTACTTTTGATATTAATGATAAACTGAAAGTTACAGCAAGTATAAAGTACTCTATATCAGAAGCAGATAATAGACCATCTACAACAGATAGAAATGCCAATCCTTTACAAGCCTTGTATGATATAAATCCTCATATTGATATTCGGGATATGAGAGATTACTGGTTAGTAGAAGGCCAAACTCAGAATGCACCCTATAATTTAGGCGATAGTCCATCTGATTTTGAATATAACAACCCGTACTTTATGGCTTATGAGATCAATAATGGATTTAAAAGAAAAAGACTGATCGGTAATATTCAAGCAAATTATCAATTTACCGATAAACTTTCTTTGATGGCTCGATTTACTTATAATGATTCTCATGAAGATAGAGAAACAAGAATATCTAGTGGTTTCAATAGAGAAATGAATGGAGCTTACGGCTTACAAAATCTTAACGGTGTAGAAAGTAATGCTGATTTTTTATTGACATATACAGATAAATTGAGCGAGGCTTTTGATTTTAGCCTATCTACTGGTGGTAATGTAAGGGATGTAGATAATAGTTTTGTATCTACCCAAACTAAAAATGGAGGAGCTGGTTTAATTGTACCCAACTTATTTATTTTATCAAATATTGCTTCCGAGAATATCGATTATAGCGAATCATTATCAAAAGAGCGCGTAAATAGTTTATACGCTTTAGGGAATATTAGTTATAAGGATATGGTGTATATAGATGCAAGCGTTAGGAAAGATTGGTCTAGTACATTACCAGAAAGCGAAAATAGTTTTTTATACCCATCGGTTTCTACCAGTATACTAGCCAATAAAATTTTCGATATGGGTAGCAATGTATCTCTGTTTAAGCTACGTGTTGGTTGGGCGCAAGCAGGAAATGATACTAGTCCCCATAATTTGTATGCTATCTTAAGTAACTCTGGCGATTGGGGATCGGCATCTCAATTAGCGGTTAGTCAGGCTTTAAAAAACGATAAAATTAAAGCAGAATTAAATACATCAACAGAGTATGGTGTCGATTTATCGCTTTTTAAAAACCGTTTTAATATGGATTTTACCTATTACGAATCTAATAACAAAAATCAAATATTTCAGAAATCTTTACCAATTTCATCAGGAGCTACTAGTAAACTCTTTAATGCAGGAAACTTAAATAGTAAAGGTTTTGAAGCTAGTTTAGGCGGAGTTCTAGTAGATAGCGAGAAACTTCGTTGGAATATGAACTTAACATTTACTACCAATAAAACGATTATTACTGAATTAGCAGAGGGAACTGATTATGTGAATTTTTGGAGCGAAGCAAAAGGGGGCGCTTATACCTGGGTAGGGGAAGAAGTAGGACAAATAGTAGATAGAAAATTTGTTAGAGTAGAAGATGAAAACTCTCCATATTACGGATGGCCTCTTTTAGATGATGAAGGTTGGGAAAATAGTGATCGAACTTTATCTAATGAAGATGGTAATAGAGCAGCAGCTGTAATTGGGAATTATAATCCAGATTTTAAAATGGGCTTACAAACTTCTATCCAATATAAAAATTGGAATCTATCGATGAATTTTGATTGGAGAAGCGGAGGGCAGTTTGTATCTCAGACTCATAGATATGCCGAATCTGATTTACAAACCACAAGATGGTTGAATAAAGTTCATGACTTGAGTGATGTAGGAGATATCCCAACGTATATCAAAAACAATGCAGATGTATACCTATCTCCCGATGGTGAATTTTACCCATTGGTAGGAGGTCCAACTGCAGAGGATGGTGGTTTCCCTATAGATGGTTTAAACGATGGCGTATTTTTACCTGGAGTTATTGGTGAGTATGACGATGAAGGGAATTTTATTGCTCAACAAGAAAATATTGGTGGTCCCGGTACCCAGTATCATACTTACGGTGATAACTATGCTTGGGATTTTACAAGAGCCTCTACCTTTGATGCCGATTATGTAAAGCTTAGACAAATTTCTATTAGCTATACTTTTCCTAGAGTAATAGCAGAGAAGTTTGCAATGCAAAATTTATCACTTTCATTGTTTAGCCGAAATATCATTTTATGGACAAAGGCGGGTATTAATATCGATCCAGAATCGGCTTTTCAATATTCAGGAGGAAGTCTTTCTCAGGGTGTTGAACGATATAATATTCAACCTTGGGCTATTCCAGTTGGTCTTAAATTAAATGCAAGTTTCTAA
- a CDS encoding SusD/RagB family nutrient-binding outer membrane lipoprotein — protein sequence MKLVKNIVILFLIVPLLTIVSCNDELMEINENPNGVESGVVDPNLLISSVMTGLATSSTARGYAGDTGAGSQYIQKDSWSDNRYDWQTGSIWSSNYNLLRTNKVARERAVALGLPFHEGVTLILKSMLFGNLTDFYGDIPYSKALNGKDLDGERPEYDKQETVYKAIIADLELASDLLEGSNFEGVMESQDLFYGGDASKWQKLANSLALRYYMRLSEKLPSFAREGAVKTLSKPLMNNIEDELVLDYIGGIESQSWPNSGQFGSASEFHRVKPCTTLTDKLKDLKDPRISIWFAPVEVPTKIVSANEMPGEEDIVETGGIRYIKEETLEANNYAIYTPESYSDDLKDGKILIDTSSVYVGLPVAVSGVDPYQYNLNSEGSRGGTNAYVSNMNEVFNQKDDGGNLLKARLFSYAELSFLKAEAALKGWGSSAEENYLEGIKASLEVWGLADYYDDYINNTEVSFNGTLAQIMEQKWIANMFNGDEAYMDWRRTGFPNLNPGPFAREEVMPLRFTYPDDEINNNSVNNSLGAASLEATPYSSTDSNDSPYARPWIVQDVTEPW from the coding sequence ATGAAATTAGTTAAAAATATAGTTATTCTTTTTCTTATAGTTCCATTACTAACAATCGTTTCATGTAACGATGAACTTATGGAAATAAATGAAAACCCCAACGGGGTAGAATCTGGTGTGGTAGATCCAAATTTACTAATTAGCTCTGTCATGACAGGGTTAGCTACAAGTTCAACTGCACGAGGATATGCTGGTGATACAGGAGCTGGCTCCCAATACATACAAAAAGACTCTTGGTCTGATAATCGTTACGACTGGCAAACAGGTAGTATATGGTCTTCTAATTACAATTTGTTACGAACTAATAAAGTAGCTCGCGAAAGAGCTGTAGCTCTAGGATTACCCTTTCATGAAGGAGTTACTTTGATTTTAAAATCAATGTTATTTGGTAATTTGACCGATTTTTATGGTGATATTCCATATTCTAAAGCATTAAATGGTAAAGATCTAGACGGAGAAAGACCAGAATACGATAAACAAGAAACTGTTTATAAAGCTATAATAGCAGATTTAGAGCTGGCTTCAGATCTTTTAGAAGGATCTAATTTTGAAGGTGTTATGGAAAGTCAGGATTTGTTTTATGGAGGAGATGCCTCTAAATGGCAAAAATTAGCAAATTCTCTAGCATTACGCTACTATATGCGTTTATCGGAGAAACTACCTTCTTTTGCTAGAGAGGGAGCGGTTAAGACACTTTCTAAACCATTGATGAATAATATTGAGGACGAACTTGTATTGGACTATATTGGAGGTATAGAAAGTCAATCTTGGCCAAATAGCGGTCAATTTGGTTCAGCTTCAGAGTTTCACAGAGTTAAACCATGTACTACTTTAACAGATAAATTAAAAGACTTAAAAGACCCTAGAATTTCAATCTGGTTTGCACCTGTCGAGGTTCCAACTAAAATTGTATCAGCTAATGAAATGCCCGGCGAAGAGGATATCGTAGAAACCGGTGGTATTCGATACATTAAGGAAGAAACTTTGGAAGCTAATAATTATGCAATATATACTCCAGAATCTTATAGCGACGATTTAAAGGATGGAAAAATCCTAATCGACACCAGTAGTGTATATGTTGGTTTGCCCGTAGCTGTTAGTGGTGTAGATCCGTATCAATATAACTTAAATTCTGAAGGTTCAAGAGGGGGAACTAACGCTTATGTTTCTAATATGAATGAAGTTTTTAATCAAAAAGACGATGGAGGAAATCTCTTAAAAGCAAGGTTGTTTTCTTATGCTGAATTATCTTTTTTAAAAGCAGAAGCAGCCTTAAAAGGATGGGGTTCTAGTGCAGAAGAAAATTATCTAGAAGGTATTAAAGCATCGTTAGAGGTGTGGGGCCTTGCAGATTATTATGACGATTATATTAATAATACCGAAGTTAGTTTTAATGGAACATTAGCACAGATAATGGAGCAAAAATGGATTGCCAATATGTTTAATGGGGATGAAGCTTATATGGATTGGAGAAGGACAGGATTCCCCAATCTAAATCCTGGGCCATTTGCTAGAGAAGAAGTGATGCCTCTAAGATTTACTTATCCCGACGATGAAATTAATAACAACAGTGTGAATAATTCGCTGGGGGCTGCTTCTCTAGAAGCGACTCCTTACAGCAGTACAGATTCAAATGATAGTCCGTATGCGCGTCCTTGGATTGTACAAGATGTAACAGAACCATGGTAA